Part of the Flavobacterium okayamense genome, CACTATTTCTGTGTGTAAATGAACGATTAGGATATCTTCTTTCATAACCATTAGCTCTTCTTCCGTAGTACGCATTGTAGGCTACGCCACATCTTCTATAGCTAACATAGTTAAATGAAATACCAAAGTTTATATGAATCGCGATATGATTTCTATATCTAAAAATTGGGAAAGGTCTCCAACATGAATAATATGAAGGATAATAATTCCAATACCAAACAGAATAATAAGGGCGGTAATATGGAGCCCAAAAAGTTGTATAAATTATTGGTCTGTGAACATATACTGGTTCATAAATATAGTTGTTACCATACATATATACATCACCTACAACTTGAACTGCAACATTATCACCATCTTTTTCAACTTCAACAGATGCAATGTCTTGGTATAAGTCTTTATCTAAAACGGCTTGAATAACAATTATGTGCGCATTACCTTCAATTGTTTCAATTACACGTAAATAATCTACATAATTATCATTGTTTAAGTCAAGGTTAGAGATTTGAGATTTAGGATCATTTAATCGACGCTCAAAGTCTTCTAAATCTTTACTGTCTCCAAAAATGGTTGCAACCGCACGTAAATCTAAGTTGTCACTAATATCAGAACTATTAGCTCTTACTGTAGTTTTATCTTGCGCTAGTGATGGAATTACCATAAAAATTGCACCTAAAATAGAAGTTATAAATTTTGCTTTCATAGTTATAGGTATTTCATTAATATTCATTTTTAATTAGTTAACCAATTATTGTGCCAAAACAATTTTTGTATATTCGTAAAACATTTAAAAGTCTTATAAATAAAGAGTTTATGAAGTATATATTTTTATCGTTTACCTTCTTTTTATTTTTAGTTTCTTGTAATCAGAAGAATGAGAAAACTATTTTTTCTAAGGTAGAATTAAGAACTATTTATTCAGATTCCATCAGTTGTAGAGCTATTTCTTTATACAAAGAAGAATTATGGTTTGCAGGAAATAATGGAAAATATGGAGTGATTGATTTAAATTCTGAAGAAAAAATATTTAAAGGAAGAATTCAAAACGATTCTATTTTTCCTGAATTTAGGAGTATTGCAACTACAGATAATGGAACTTTTTTATTGAGTGTCGCGAATCCAGCTTTATTATATAGAATTTCGCCTGATAGAAAAATTGTAAAAGCTGTTTACCAAGAAGTTAATGAAAAAGTTTTCTTTGATAGCATGAATTTTTTAAATAATGAATTTGGTATGGCGATGGGTGATCCGGTGGATAATTGTTTAAATGTAATTCTAACACAAGATGGTGGGAATAGTTGGAATAAAATTGTATGCGAAAATTTGCCAAATGTTATAGAAGGAGAAGCTGCTTTTGCCGCAAGTAATAGTAATTTAATTAT contains:
- a CDS encoding sialidase family protein encodes the protein MKYIFLSFTFFLFLVSCNQKNEKTIFSKVELRTIYSDSISCRAISLYKEELWFAGNNGKYGVIDLNSEEKIFKGRIQNDSIFPEFRSIATTDNGTFLLSVANPALLYRISPDRKIVKAVYQEVNEKVFFDSMNFLNNEFGMAMGDPVDNCLNVILTQDGGNSWNKIVCENLPNVIEGEAAFAASNSNLIIKDNSIFLVSGGKKARCFVSNDKGKTWNVYETPIVQGEAMTGIFTADFYDENIGIIAGGNYEEQENNSKNKAITTDGGKTWNLVAEGSGFGYASCIQFIPNSNGNEIVCVGGTGIHYSSDRGESWKLLNDTKDLFTLRFQNDSIAYAAGKNKIVKLEFK